A genomic window from Gossypium hirsutum isolate 1008001.06 chromosome D10, Gossypium_hirsutum_v2.1, whole genome shotgun sequence includes:
- the LOC107915746 gene encoding cytochrome P450 83B1, with product MFQKEVTMAIALFVSIFLLALPFLLFVLLKHRISNNGSFNRLPPSPPSLPLIGHLHMLIFDNSAPHLFLYKLSQKYGPLMFLRFGFRPTLVVSSAKMAEEVMKTHDLDFCSRPNLCAARKLSYNASDLSFSPYNHYWREMRKVCVVHLFSRVQKNRHIREDEVARLIEKICQFSIDSKPINLSEAIMCFSSLIICRVGFGKRYDEQGIERSRFHRLLKESQAILSSFCFTDYFPFMGWADRFMGFLNRLETTFKEFDTFFQELIDEHLDSNKLKSEQEDIVDVLLRIRTDHNFSFDPTIDHIKAILMDIFIAGTDTAAATMIWVMSFLMKNPKCLKKAQVEVRDLVGEKGFVNEDDVQGLIYLKAVIKETFRLQPVAPLLLPRETRRKCSIGGYEVPAKTLVYVNAWAIGREPEAWENPQDFRPERFIGSSIDYKGLNFELIPFGAGRRVCPGMHMGVAEVELGLANLLYKFDWEMPNGMNREDLDFDAVHGLTTHKKNALILQAKEIND from the exons ATGTTTCAGAAAGAAGTTACAATGGCAATAGCACTGTTTGTGAGTATCTTTCTTCTAGCTCTTCCCTTCTTGTTGTTCGTTCTCCTAAAACATAGGATTAGCAACAATGGCAGTTTTAATCGTCTTCCCCCAAGCCCTCCAAGTCTTCCTTTGATTGGTCACTTGCATATGTTGATTTTTGATAACTCAGCCCCTCATCTTTTTCTTTATAAACTCTCCCAAAAATACGGTCCCCTCATGTTTCTGAGATTTGGATTTAGGCCAACCCTTGTGGTTTCTTCGGCAAAAATGGCTGAAGAGGTTATGAAAACCCATGACCTTGACTTCTGCAGCAGGCCTAATCTATGTGCTGCACGCAAATTATCTTACAATGCTTCTGACTTGTCTTTTTCACCATACAATCACTACTGGCGTGAGATGAGGAAAGTTTGTGTTGTACATCTCTTTAGCAGAGTGCAAAAGAATCGACATATCCGAGAAGACGAAGTTGCACGCCTTATTGAGAAAATATGCCAATTCTCCATTGATTCTAAGCCTATCAACTTGAGTGAGGCAATAATGTGCTTTTCCAGTTTAATAATTTGTAGAGTAGGCTTCGGCAAGAGGTATGACGAACAAGGAATTGAAAGAAGCAGGTTCCATAGGCTGCTTAAAGAAAGTCAAGCCATACTTTCAAGCTTTTGCTTTACTGACTATTTTCCTTTCATGGGTTGGGCGGATAGATTTATGGGTTTTCTTAATCGTCTTGAAACAACTTTTAAAGAATTCGATACCTTCTTTCAAGAACTCATTGATGAACATCTTGATTCAAATAAACTAAAATCAGAGCAAGAGGACATAGTTGATGTGTTACTACGGATAAGGACGGATCATAATTTTTCATTTGATCCTACCATAGATCACATAAAAGCTATTCTTATG GATATATTTATTGCTGGAACAGACACAGCTGCGGCCACTATGATCTGGGTCATGAGCTTCTTGATGAAAAACCCAAAGTGTTTGAAGAAAGCTCAAGTAGAAGTGAGGGATTTGGTTGGGgaaaaagggtttgtaaatgaagATGATGTTCAAGGTTTAATATACCTAAAAGCTGTAATAAAAGAAACATTCAGATTGCAACCAGTAGCTCCATTGTTACTACCACGAGAAACACGTCGAAAGTGCAGCATCGGTGGGTACGAAGTCCCTGCCAAAACCTTAGTTTATGTGAATGCATGGGCAATAGGAAGAGAGCCTGAAGCTTGGGAAAATCCACAAGACTTTCGTCCTGAAAGGTTTATCGGTAGCTCTATTGACTACAAAGGGCTAAACTTTGAGCTCATACCATTTGGTGCGGGTAGAAGGGTTTGCCCTGGAATGCACATGGGAGTTGCAGAAGTGGAGCTTGGCCTTGCTAATCTTTTGTACAAGTTTGATTGGGAAATGCCGAATGGGATGAACAGGGAAGACTTAGATTTTGATGCCGTACATGGTCTCACTACACACAAGAAAAATGCTCTTATCCTTCAGGCTAAGGAGATTAATGATTAA